The genome window GGGCGATTCCCCTGTGCATGGTAGAGGAGTTTGACCTGCCCCCCGAGATCATTGACCGGCGGGTGCGCCAGATGAAAATGATTTCCCCCTCCAACGTGGCGGTGGACATCAAGCTCACCAACCCCCACGAATACATTGGCATGTGCCGGCGGGAAATCCTGGATGCGTTTTTGCGCAATCGGGCCGCGCGCCTAGGCGCCCACCTCATCCACGGTCTGGTGCAGGACATCACCCTGCCGCAAACCAGCCGCGAACCCTACCTTTTGCACTACAACGACTTCAGCAACGGCAGCCCTACGGGAGTGCCCAAAACCCTGGCAGTGGATGTGGTGATCGGGGCGGATGGAGCCAACTCCCGAGTAGCCAAGGCCATTGACGCCGGTGACTACAACTGCGCCATCGCCTTCCAGGAGCGGATTCGCCTGCCCGCCGAACAGATGCACTACTACGAAGACCGGGCGGAGATGTACGTGGGGGACGATGTTTCCCCTGACTTTTACGCCTGGGTGTTTCCCAAATACGACCATGTGGCGGTGGGCACGGGCACGATGCAGGCCAATAAAGCCGACATCCGCAAGCTCCAGGCGGGGATTCGCCAGCGGGCGGCCGCGCGACTCCAGGGGGGGGAGTTGATCAAAATCGAAGCCCATCCCATCCCCGAACATCCCCGGCCCCGGCGGGTGGTCGGACGAGTGGCCCTGGTGGGGGATGCCGCCGGTTACGTGACCAAATCCTCGGGGGAAGGGATTTATTTCGCCGCCAAATCGGGCCGGATGTGCGCCGAAACCATCGTGGAAACCTCCCAGGGGGGTAAGCGGCTGCCTACGGAACAGGATTTACGTCAGTACCTGCGGCGCTGGGACAAAACCTACGGCCTGACCTACCTGGTGCTGGATTTGTTGCAACGGGTGTTTTACCGGTCGAACGCGGCCCGGGAAGCCTTTGTGGAAATGTGCGCTGACCCGGACGTGCAGCGGCTGACCTTCGCCAGCTACCTGTACAAAACCGTGGTACCCGCCTCCCCCTGGGTGCAACTGAAATTGGCGGTCAAGACCGTCGGCAGTCTGCTACGGGGGCATGCCCTCGCTCCCTAGAGCCGCCAGCAACCGCTGGTTTTCTGCCGAATGGCGCACCGCCACCCGGAAATAATCGGCCCCCAGTTCTGGATAACTCAGGGTGTCCCGGATGAGTATCCGGTGGCGGACCAACAAACGCTCCTGCAACGCCGGCACCGGATGGCGGCTGCGGACCAGGAGAAAATTGGCGGCGCTGGGGTAGGGCGTTAAACCCGGCAGACGGGCCAATCCCTGGTACAGGCGGGGCCGTTCCTGGCGCAACCAATCCCAGGTGCGCTGAGCAAAGGCGCGGTCCTGGAGCAATAACCCCCCCAAGGCTGCCGCCAGGCCATTGACGCTCCAGGAGGCATCCCACTCCCGATAGCGAGACAGCCGGTTCGGATGGGCCAGCACATACCCCAGCCGCAACCCCGCCAAGGCATAGAACTTGGTTAAAGAACGCAGGATCACCAGGTTAGGGCAACGGTCCAGCACCGGAACCAAACTCTGGTCCTCCCCCGGCGGCAGGAAATCCATAAAGGACTCATCCACCACCACCAGCGACCAGTTCTCCAGCAGCGGCAGCAATTGCTCCCTAGTAAACAAATAACCCGTCGGGTTGTGGGGGTTACTCAGCAGCAGCCCATCCCCCCTGGAGGGTAACGCCACCGACGGTTGTTCCCAGGGTAAACGCCAGGGGCGCACCGGCGCTCCAAAGGTCTGTAAAGCCCGCCAGTGGTCCCCAAACGCCGGCGTTACCAGGGTCACCGTCTCCAGAGCCGCCAGGTCCCGCCCCACCCAAGTGAGCAAATGGGCCACCCCATTGCCCGGCCAGACCCAATCCGGTTCCAAGTGGTGCACCGCCGCCAGTTGCCGCCGCAGCTCCCGATACTGGGGATCCGGGTAGGCCACCAGCAAATCAACATGCGCCCGGACAAAGGCCAGCACCCACGTCGGCGGCCCCAGGGGATTGAGATTAGCCGAAAAATCCAGGATAGCTTCCGGTGCACAACCGGCTATAGTTGCTGCCCAGAGACGGTCCCCGCCGTGGCTTGGTCGCTGCAACTAGGACGCCACCCGCTCCTTAAACAACTTCCCTGCCGAAAACGCCGGTACTTGTGTCGCCGGAATCTTCATCGGTTCACCCGTGCGGGGATTGCGCCCCTCCCGTGCCTGGCGCTTGCGGGCCTCAAACGACCCAAACCCCACCAACGTCACTTTTTCCCCCGCCGAAACCGTCTCGATGATGGTGTTGAAAACCTCAGTAATGACACTATCCACCACCTTTTTCGGCAAGTCGGCATGCTGGGCTACCACTTCCACCAATTCACCCTTGTTCATAACACCACACTCCTCACAAATAAAACCTTCCCAGTTTTTATCCTGCGGAATTGAGTCTATTATGACACAAAATTTCCCCCCGAAACGCCCCTGGCCAGTTTAACGCAAATCCCATTTTAGTCCTCCCACCCTTCATCCACCGGGAAGCGGTTCATAGCCTCCCAAGCCAGGCAGGCATTGGTCTGGAGTTCTGGTGACAGGTGGGGTACATGGGGAATCTGGGACAGCACATCCATTGTCCGGCGAATCAGGCGCACGATGTCCCCCCCATCCAAGTTAGTGTGTTGACCCAGATCCAGCCAGGACACCCCCGCCGCCCAGCGCTCCACCAGCGGGGCCAAATCCGGCTCCAGCCACAAAGGAAACCCAATCTGATAGCGCCGTTGCAGTTGGAACAGCCGCCGCCGCAGGGGTCGCAACTGGTTCAACACCGCACTCACCGGCTCGGGCAACGGGTAATTCGTCCAGCTATCGGAACGGGGCGTTTCCATGACCAAAGCCGCCACCGCCGCCGCCAGATGCGAAGGACTCAAGTTATCCAACGCCCCACTGCGCAGAGCCAGTCCCAGCCACAGTTCGTTGTCCCCCCGCAGCGCTGCCACCGTTTGCCCCAACGACGTCGGGAACAACGACGCATCCAGGCATTCACATTCCCGCAACATGTCCATCAGGCTTAAAAAGTCCTGCCAGTGGCGCTGGGATTTCTGTTGCAGCTCCCGCTCCAGTTGCTGAATCTGCTGGTCCAGTTTGTCCAGTTGATACTGCTTGTGCACCAGCGCCCCGGACTTGGTCACCTGTCGTCCCGGGTGCTCCGCCAGTAATTGCTCCAGCCGCTCCACCTCCTGGCGTTGGGCCACCACCTCCGGCGCCATATCCACCGGCAACAGGTCAGGAATCTGCTGGGCAATCAGAGCCGTGTGTTCATTGCCCTGGCGATGCTGGCCTGGTTTGGGGAGCAAATCCACTGGCGGCATCAAGTAGTCCACCGCGCTGATGCGGGGCAATTCCGCATGCAGGTCAATCACATCGTGGGTGGTGGCCACGTACCAGCGGTTATCGCGCCCCAGGCACACCAGGTAGGGAAACTGACCGCCGCCGCTAACGCGGGTTACCAACACCGCTGGCAGGGGGTGGGGAATGTGCTTGCCCTCGAGAATCAACACCGTGCCCACAATGGCGAAATTCACCGCCAGGGAGAGCTGTTTTTGCCGCGTTTGCCGCGCCTGCTCCTCCAAGGTCTTCAACAACCGGCGGGCCTCCTTGTGGCGCTGGCGTAACTTGTCGTAGGCCATCACCTGGGCCATGTCCACCCCCGCCAGTTCCTGGGCCAGACGTTCCCGCTGCGCCCGCAGTTGGGCCAGTTTCTCCTGCAAAGGCTGCAACGTCCGCAGGGACAAAAACTGCCCAAAACTCCGCTGCACCAGTTCTTTGGTCTCCTCTAGGGTGTGCATTTGCAGCAGGTTGAGCACCATGCCGTAGCTGGGGGTGAACTTGCTTTCTAGGGGGTCCGGGTCGGCCAGGGCATATCGCACTGCCTCTTTAGCCCCCTCAAAGGGCGTTTGCAGGATGACCACATAGCCCTGCTGGTCCATCCCCCGCCGGCCCGCCCGGCCCGCCATCTGGAGAAATTCCGACGGAAACAGCAGCCGATGGCCCCGGTCCGTGCGCTTAGAAAGACTGGAAATGACCGTGGTGCGCGCCGGCATGTTGATGCCCGCCGCCAAAGTTTCCGTGGCAAACACCACCCGGATTAACCCCTGCTGGAATAGGGTTTCGATCAAGGCCTTCCAAGGGGGCAACACCCCGGCGTGGTGGGCGGCAATTCCCCGGTACAGGGCCTCTAGCATGGCGCCGGGCTGATACAGCTCCGGGTTGCGGGCCAAAAACTCCTCCACCTGTTGCCGCACCCGTGCCGACTCCTCAGGGGTCAGCAAATCCAAGTCCTGCACCGCCTGCACCGCCTGGTCGCACCCCCGCCGACTGAAGATGAAATAAATCGCCGGCAGCATATCCCCATCCCGCAGGGTTTTCACCACCGTGGCAACGTCAGGAATCCCTTGGCGGTCCCCAGTGGGGCGGCGCAGTTTCAGTTGGGGGTGAGGTCCCGTTTTGCTGTCATTCAACAGGGGGAAAAAGCCCTTTTGGTTGCCGAAAAAAAACTGCAACGGCACCGGACGGAAATCCGAATAAACCAACTCCGTCGGCCCATGCACCCGTTGAATCCACTCGGTCAATTCCTGGCTATTGGCCACCGTTGCCGACAGGGCCACCAATTGCACCGACGGCGGGCAATAAATAATCGTCTCCTCCCACACCGTACCCCGCTGCGGGTCGTTCATGTAGTGGCATTCGTCTAGCACCACCGCCTGCAGATCCGCCAGGGAGGTACCCACCTCGCCAATGGGGGTGCCGTAGAGCATATTGCGGAAGATCTCGGTGGTCATGACCACGATGGGGGCATCCCGGTTGATGGACACATCCCCCGTCAGTAGGCCCACCACCTCCGCGCCAAACTGCTGCCGGAAATCCCGAAACTTTTGGTTGGAGAGGGCCTTCAGGGGCGTAGTGTAAAAAATCCTTTTATTGTAGTACAAAGCGCGGTGAATGGCATATTCCGCCACCACCGTTTTCCCCGACCCTGTGGGCGCGCATACCACCACCGACCGCCCTTCTGCCAGAGCCTGCATCGCCTGGCGTTGAAAGGCATCTAGGGGAAAAGGAAAAAGGTCCCCCGGGTCTGGGGTCCAGCTATCGCCCATAGTCCTATTGTGACATTTTGCAACAACAACCCCCAGCGGTACCATAGGGAGTAAACAGCATCCGTAGGACAAAAGAATTTTATGGTCTATTCCTGGTTCAAAGCGCTGCATATTATCGGGGTGGTGGTCTGGTTTGCCGGTCTGTTTTACCTGGTGCGCCTGTTTATCTACCACGTGGAAGCCCAGGCCCAACCGGAACCGGCCCGTAGCATCCTGACCACCCAGTACAATCTGATGGAAAAGCGTCTATACAACATTATCACAACTCCCGGCATGGCGCTCACGGTGACCATGGCGGTGGGATTGCTGGTGCTAGAACAGTCCTGGTTACGGGAGTGGTGGCTGCACTGGAAGTTGAGCCTGGTGGTCCTGTTGCTGGCCTATCACATTTACTGCGGGCGGTTGTTGCGGCAGTTGGCCCAGGGAACCTGTCGCTGGACCAGTGGTCAATTGCGGGCCTTTAACGAAGCTCCCACCGTTTTGTTGTTCGTCATTGTCCTACTGGCGGTCTTCAAAAACGACTTTCCGGTGGGGCTGACGACCTGGGCCGTGGTGGGACTGGTATTGGCCATGGCCGTCGCCATTCAGCTCTATGCCCGTTACCGGCGCCTGAAAACTACCCCCGCTGGAGCAGTAGGGTCAAAATCCCCTGCTGACCCAACAGAATCTCCCGCAGGAAGCTGACGATCCCCACCCAAATCACCGGCGTGATGTCCACCCCCCCCAACGGCGGCACCAACCGGCGCGTCGGGGCCAGAAAGGGTTCCGTTGGCAGATACAACAACAGCAGCGGGAACCGGCGCAGGTTCACCTGAGGGTACCAGCTCAAAACAATCCGCAGCACAAACGCCAGGGTATAGAAAGCCAGCAGCGGCCCCAGCACCCAGGTCGTCCACAACCGCAAATCACCCATCACTCAGTTCCCCCCCTTCCCCACCTACACCTTAATCGCCTGGGGCACCGCCTGGGCAGCTACTACTCGGTCGCAGCCCGATTGGGGTCTGGCCCACTGGTAGCGGTACTCCTTCGGGTCCCCCCAGCACAAACCCAAATACAACTCCGTGCGCGTGGCATCCAACTCCAACCACTCCGCCCGGGAGATTGCCGCCTGGAGTTCCGAGACCGTGGCCGGCCGGGGCTGAGGCTGCAACCACCAGTAGCGCAACCCCTGGGTCTGCTGCCACCAAAACTCAGCAATGGCCGGCTTGGCCTGCATCAAACGTTCCTTATCCCCGGCGATGGCACACAGTTGCCCATGCACCTCCGGCACCTCAATCGTCCGGTCGCGAAACCGGCAGGTACGCCACACCACCCCCGAAACCCCCTGTTGGCGTTGGTATTCGTGGACCTGGGCCCGAAAGTCCTCAAATGCAAACACCATGCTCAGCCGCTCCGGGGGAATCGCCAGGGCAATGACCGAGTGGCCCACCCGTTCCCGCGCCGAAGGCAGCCAGCGTTGCCCCTGCCAATTGGCCTGCAACTCCCGCTCCAGAATTTGGATCAACTCGGCGGTAGTATAGGGCATGGGCCACAGCGGCTTAATCTAAGTAACCCATCAGCTCATTCACCGGCGGGTCCACTTGATTCGGCGCGACCGGACGACCCATCACCAGCTTGCTCGGCTTGACGAGCGCACCGTTGGGTTCTTGGGCCTTGGTCAACGCCCCCGCCGGTTGGGTCGGTTGGATTTCCGTCTGCGCTTGGGTCATCCTTCCTTGCTCCCGAATGTTTTTATATTTCCTATCTTAGGAGTAAACCCTGCCCCTTGACCGGAGGCCGACCCATCAAATGAACTTAAAGAAAGTATTAAAAATTCAAATTCCTGTGAACCAGGGGTAATTTTAACGACAGTTGCTTTACAAAAGCTAGGCAGGGGCAGCCCGGCCCGCCAGAATGGAGGTAGTCGCTGCAAGGCAAGCCATGACTCCACGGTTGTTCAATCCGGCGAATTATTGGCCGCTGGTGGTGAGTTTGACGCTGACGTTTTGGCTGGGGGCCACAGTGGTGCTCGACCTGCTGGTGATGCCGGCGTTGTACTGGGGGGGACTGATGCGCCAAAGCGGCTTTGCCAGTTTTGGTTATCTGGTGTTTAGCTGGTTTAACCATGCAGAACTGTTGCTGGCAGCCCTAGTCATGACCAGTGTGTTGGCCCAGAGTTTCCAACCGCCGCGCCACTACCGCTGGGGCTTGCTGTTGGCCAGTGCCCTGGTGGGAATCACCCTCATTTACACCTACATCCTAACGCCCTGGCTAGGGGAAACCAGCGCGGCCTTGACCTGGCTAACGGACGAAAAGGGGATTCCTGTCACCATGCACCTATTGCACGGCGAATACTTTGCCCTGGAATGCCTCAAGGTGTTGGTCGGCGGTAGCCTGCTCTGGTGGCAATGGCGTTATACCCTGGCGGACTAGAGCAAAGGAGGCACCAGCAACAACCCCGCCACGCCTAGCGCCGCCAAAGCAGTGACCAGAACTGCAGCCGCCGCACAATCTTTGGCAATGCGGGCCAATTCGTGATAGGTCTGCCCTACGGTCAGATCTACGACCGCCTCTAGGGCCGTGTTCACCAGTTCCAGGGCCAGCACCAGGCCAATGGTTAGGACAATGATGGCGGTTTGGGTCAGGTTGAGCTGTACCCAGGCGGCCCACACCAAAGCAATACCGCCAATGACCAGGTGAATGCGAAAGTTGCGTTGACTCCGACCGGCGTACCACAGGCCCTGCCCCGCATAGCGAAAACTCTGCCACAAACTACTGCGCCCAGAGGCCAAACGCGGAGAGCGACTCACAACCGATAACGGCATGGTGGTATCCTCACACTCGATTGGCTTCTAGTGTAGCAATGCCCTGGCAAGACCTCCTGCGGCCCTGTCTGGTACACACTGGCCCCATTACAGGGTTGGATGTGGAGATACTGCGCGCCCAGGGCATTCGTGGCACGGTGCTGGATGTGGATGACACCCTGGTGCCCACCCATGAGGAACAACTGGCGCCGGCCGTGGTTGCCTGGGTGGACCAGCTCAAAACCCTAGGGCCGGTCTGGCTGGTGAGCAACAATCTCTGCACTCGGCGGATTCAAGCCATTGCGGACCAATTGGCCTGTCCCTACATTGCCGGTGCGGCCAAACCCTCCCGCCGTAAACTCCGCCAAGCCCTGCAGCAGATGCAGTTGCCCCCGACTCAAACCGCCCTCATCGGCGACCGGCGTCTCACCGACATCCTGGCCGGCAATCGCCTGGGGATGTACACCGTTTGGGTCCAGCCCATTGCCCCACCCCCCTGGCCGGCCCTGCGCAATTTCGAGGATTGGTTGATCGACCGGCTGTTGTAAAAACATGTCTCCACCATCGCCAGGGCTGCGGCGGCCAGGGGAATAACAGCGCCTAGAGTCCGTGATTATACTGATAGGCAGGGAGGTGTTGAGGGACGCATCGTGCCCAAACCGATTGGCGAGTATTTTGTAGATGCCGGATTGTTGGAACCAGCCCAGGTGGAGGAGGTTTTAGTCGAGCAACGGGTGACCGGTCGGCGTTTTGGGGACATTGTGGTAGCGCGGGGTTGGCTCCAGCGTCAAATGAGTACTGGGTAAAAAATGTAATCATTCCCCACCGGCGAGCCATGGAGCAATCCCAGCCCCCTGCGACCCCGAAACCACCGGTCCAAAGGGTACCCTCCTTGCCACGGGTTAAACCCCCAGAAGAAACCTTGATCATCGGTACGGAATCAGTGTCGGTACCGCCTCAACCCCTACCCAAGGTGACCGATGCTCAGCACCAGGAAACCCTGATCCTGGAATGGAAGGATTTAGGCTAGCCCAACCAGTTGACTACTCAAATCCCACAGCCGTTCGGCCCGGTGTTGGTCGGTCGCCTGGGCGGAGAGTTTCTGGATAAAGGGTTTACCGTCTTTGCTCTGGCGGTTGCCCCAGCTCCAGTGCACCCCCGACGGGCGAAACGCCGGATCGGCTACCACCTGGGCCACCCGTTCCCCCGCTAGTTCCTGGGACACATACCCACCGGTAATGTACTTTTGGAACAGGGGAAACAGGCGGCGAAATAGGGGGAAATGGTGCCGAAACAGGGCCGTGTCCGCCACACAACCCGGATACAGGGAACTAAAGGTGATCCCCGTTTCCGCGTGATAACGCCGGTGCAACTCCCGCGCCATGATCATCAAGCACAACTTGCTGTCTTTGTAGGCTTTCCCGGGCTTGAAGCGCTTGCCGTCAATCATGGCGATGGGTTCTTTGAAGCCGGCTTCTAACCCCGCCAGGTCCCCCAAATCCGCCGGCGCCGGGATAGGAATT of Gloeomargarita sp. SRBZ-1_bins_9 contains these proteins:
- a CDS encoding HU family DNA-binding protein, with amino-acid sequence MNKGELVEVVAQHADLPKKVVDSVITEVFNTIIETVSAGEKVTLVGFGSFEARKRQAREGRNPRTGEPMKIPATQVPAFSAGKLFKERVAS
- a CDS encoding diacylglycerol kinase family protein, giving the protein MPLSVVSRSPRLASGRSSLWQSFRYAGQGLWYAGRSQRNFRIHLVIGGIALVWAAWVQLNLTQTAIIVLTIGLVLALELVNTALEAVVDLTVGQTYHELARIAKDCAAAAVLVTALAALGVAGLLLVPPLL
- a CDS encoding YqeG family HAD IIIA-type phosphatase, producing MASSVAMPWQDLLRPCLVHTGPITGLDVEILRAQGIRGTVLDVDDTLVPTHEEQLAPAVVAWVDQLKTLGPVWLVSNNLCTRRIQAIADQLACPYIAGAAKPSRRKLRQALQQMQLPPTQTALIGDRRLTDILAGNRLGMYTVWVQPIAPPPWPALRNFEDWLIDRLL
- a CDS encoding protochlorophyllide reductase, with translation MTAASPTAIITGTSSGVGLYATKALIDRGWFVVCACRNPDKMKQAAAQLHLNPQQYTVLPLDLASLASVRQFVEDFRRLGRPLKALVCNAAIYMPLLKEPLRSPDGYELNVATNYLGHFLLSRLLLEDLRANPDPDRRLIVVGTVTANTEELGGKIPIPAPADLGDLAGLEAGFKEPIAMIDGKRFKPGKAYKDSKLCLMIMARELHRRYHAETGITFSSLYPGCVADTALFRHHFPLFRRLFPLFQKYITGGYVSQELAGERVAQVVADPAFRPSGVHWSWGNRQSKDGKPFIQKLSAQATDQHRAERLWDLSSQLVGLA
- a CDS encoding DEAD/DEAH box helicase, producing MGDSWTPDPGDLFPFPLDAFQRQAMQALAEGRSVVVCAPTGSGKTVVAEYAIHRALYYNKRIFYTTPLKALSNQKFRDFRQQFGAEVVGLLTGDVSINRDAPIVVMTTEIFRNMLYGTPIGEVGTSLADLQAVVLDECHYMNDPQRGTVWEETIIYCPPSVQLVALSATVANSQELTEWIQRVHGPTELVYSDFRPVPLQFFFGNQKGFFPLLNDSKTGPHPQLKLRRPTGDRQGIPDVATVVKTLRDGDMLPAIYFIFSRRGCDQAVQAVQDLDLLTPEESARVRQQVEEFLARNPELYQPGAMLEALYRGIAAHHAGVLPPWKALIETLFQQGLIRVVFATETLAAGINMPARTTVISSLSKRTDRGHRLLFPSEFLQMAGRAGRRGMDQQGYVVILQTPFEGAKEAVRYALADPDPLESKFTPSYGMVLNLLQMHTLEETKELVQRSFGQFLSLRTLQPLQEKLAQLRAQRERLAQELAGVDMAQVMAYDKLRQRHKEARRLLKTLEEQARQTRQKQLSLAVNFAIVGTVLILEGKHIPHPLPAVLVTRVSGGGQFPYLVCLGRDNRWYVATTHDVIDLHAELPRISAVDYLMPPVDLLPKPGQHRQGNEHTALIAQQIPDLLPVDMAPEVVAQRQEVERLEQLLAEHPGRQVTKSGALVHKQYQLDKLDQQIQQLERELQQKSQRHWQDFLSLMDMLRECECLDASLFPTSLGQTVAALRGDNELWLGLALRSGALDNLSPSHLAAAVAALVMETPRSDSWTNYPLPEPVSAVLNQLRPLRRRLFQLQRRYQIGFPLWLEPDLAPLVERWAAGVSWLDLGQHTNLDGGDIVRLIRRTMDVLSQIPHVPHLSPELQTNACLAWEAMNRFPVDEGWED
- the cobD gene encoding threonine-phosphate decarboxylase CobD; protein product: MQRPSHGGDRLWAATIAGCAPEAILDFSANLNPLGPPTWVLAFVRAHVDLLVAYPDPQYRELRRQLAAVHHLEPDWVWPGNGVAHLLTWVGRDLAALETVTLVTPAFGDHWRALQTFGAPVRPWRLPWEQPSVALPSRGDGLLLSNPHNPTGYLFTREQLLPLLENWSLVVVDESFMDFLPPGEDQSLVPVLDRCPNLVILRSLTKFYALAGLRLGYVLAHPNRLSRYREWDASWSVNGLAAALGGLLLQDRAFAQRTWDWLRQERPRLYQGLARLPGLTPYPSAANFLLVRSRHPVPALQERLLVRHRILIRDTLSYPELGADYFRVAVRHSAENQRLLAALGSEGMPP
- the chlP gene encoding geranylgeranyl reductase, producing MRVAVVGGGPAGASAAEILAKAGIETYLFERKLDNCKPCGGAIPLCMVEEFDLPPEIIDRRVRQMKMISPSNVAVDIKLTNPHEYIGMCRREILDAFLRNRAARLGAHLIHGLVQDITLPQTSREPYLLHYNDFSNGSPTGVPKTLAVDVVIGADGANSRVAKAIDAGDYNCAIAFQERIRLPAEQMHYYEDRAEMYVGDDVSPDFYAWVFPKYDHVAVGTGTMQANKADIRKLQAGIRQRAAARLQGGELIKIEAHPIPEHPRPRRVVGRVALVGDAAGYVTKSSGEGIYFAAKSGRMCAETIVETSQGGKRLPTEQDLRQYLRRWDKTYGLTYLVLDLLQRVFYRSNAAREAFVEMCADPDVQRLTFASYLYKTVVPASPWVQLKLAVKTVGSLLRGHALAP
- a CDS encoding YggT family protein → MGDLRLWTTWVLGPLLAFYTLAFVLRIVLSWYPQVNLRRFPLLLLYLPTEPFLAPTRRLVPPLGGVDITPVIWVGIVSFLREILLGQQGILTLLLQRG
- the hemJ gene encoding protoporphyrinogen oxidase HemJ, which gives rise to MVYSWFKALHIIGVVVWFAGLFYLVRLFIYHVEAQAQPEPARSILTTQYNLMEKRLYNIITTPGMALTVTMAVGLLVLEQSWLREWWLHWKLSLVVLLLAYHIYCGRLLRQLAQGTCRWTSGQLRAFNEAPTVLLFVIVLLAVFKNDFPVGLTTWAVVGLVLAMAVAIQLYARYRRLKTTPAGAVGSKSPADPTESPAGS